The following are encoded in a window of Candidatus Brocadiia bacterium genomic DNA:
- a CDS encoding inorganic phosphate transporter, with the protein MHDAANSIATVVSTRVLSPRWAVGWAAFFNFIAFLFFGLHVANTIGTGVVHPEAINTAVIASGLIGAIVWNLLTWYAGLPVSSSHALVGGLLGAAITHAGFGVVILGKFLWICAFIVLSPLLGLVFGYIFMIIVLLLFRNSTQAKVDKHFRRLQLVSASAYSLGHGGNDAQKTMGIIAVLLFAWQTKVAQEAGLPLPKFEVALWVVLACHGAMGLGTLMGGWRIVKTMGQKITQLQPVGGFCAETAGAAMLFSATLLGIPVSTTHTITGSIIGVGATRRLSAVRWGVAQKVVWAWVLTIPAAAVVSALSYLILKNLI; encoded by the coding sequence ATGCATGACGCGGCTAATTCTATAGCTACGGTGGTATCCACCCGGGTGCTTTCGCCCAGATGGGCCGTGGGCTGGGCGGCTTTCTTTAACTTCATCGCATTCCTTTTCTTCGGCCTGCACGTGGCCAATACTATCGGTACGGGTGTGGTCCACCCCGAGGCCATAAATACCGCCGTCATCGCGTCCGGATTAATCGGGGCTATCGTCTGGAACTTACTCACTTGGTATGCCGGACTGCCGGTCAGTTCTTCGCACGCCTTGGTAGGCGGACTGTTAGGTGCCGCGATAACGCATGCCGGTTTCGGTGTGGTGATACTGGGTAAGTTCCTGTGGATATGTGCCTTCATAGTGCTGTCGCCGCTTCTGGGGTTGGTGTTCGGCTATATTTTTATGATCATCGTCCTGTTGTTGTTCCGCAACTCCACTCAGGCCAAGGTGGATAAGCATTTCCGGCGGCTCCAGCTGGTGTCGGCCTCGGCCTATAGCTTGGGGCACGGCGGCAACGACGCCCAGAAAACGATGGGTATTATCGCGGTGCTGTTATTTGCCTGGCAAACCAAGGTGGCCCAGGAAGCCGGATTGCCGTTGCCTAAGTTCGAGGTGGCGTTATGGGTGGTTCTGGCCTGCCACGGGGCCATGGGGTTGGGCACACTTATGGGCGGTTGGCGTATCGTCAAGACCATGGGCCAGAAGATAACCCAATTGCAGCCGGTGGGTGGTTTCTGTGCTGAGACAGCCGGAGCGGCTATGCTCTTCAGTGCTACATTATTAGGTATACCGGTCTCGACGACGCATACCATAACCGGTTCTATAATCGGTGTGGGTGCGACCAGGCGCTTGAGCGCCGTGCGCTGGGGCGTGGCTCAAAAAGTGGTTTGGGCCTGGGTGCTGACTATACCGGCTGCGGCCGTCGTTTCGGCTCTGAGTTATCTTATCCTGAAAAACCTGATTTAA
- a CDS encoding DUF47 family protein: MFGSLISNKGFFEMFEKSAANVSAGAKALADLMKSYPESLGENVSILKDIEHQGDTFTHQTIEMLNKTFVTPIDREDIHQLITKLDDVLDLMDGASGRLALYKVEAITPEAKDFAELLIKATDILAHAVTCLRNLKNVKDMSAHCVNVHTIENDGDQLLRKAMSALFEKEKDNPINVIKWKEIYEDLETAIDYCEDVANVIESIVLKYS, encoded by the coding sequence ATGTTCGGTTCCTTGATAAGCAATAAAGGGTTTTTCGAGATGTTTGAGAAGTCGGCGGCTAACGTCTCGGCCGGGGCTAAGGCGTTGGCCGACCTGATGAAATCTTACCCGGAATCGTTGGGCGAAAATGTTAGTATTCTTAAAGATATCGAGCATCAGGGTGACACTTTTACCCACCAGACTATCGAGATGCTCAACAAGACATTTGTTACGCCCATCGACCGTGAGGATATCCATCAGTTGATTACCAAGCTGGATGACGTTCTGGACCTGATGGACGGAGCCAGCGGGCGGTTGGCGCTGTATAAGGTTGAGGCGATTACGCCTGAGGCTAAGGATTTTGCGGAACTGTTAATCAAGGCGACGGATATCCTGGCCCACGCCGTTACTTGCCTGCGTAATTTGAAGAATGTTAAGGATATGTCCGCCCATTGCGTGAACGTCCATACCATTGAAAATGACGGCGACCAGCTCCTGCGCAAGGCCATGAGCGCTTTGTTCGAAAAGGAAAAGGATAATCCCATCAACGTAATTAAATGGAAGGAAATCTACGAAGACCTGGAGACGGCCATTGATTATTGCGAGGACGTGGCTAATGTGATTGAATCGATTGTTTTGAAGTATTCATAA
- a CDS encoding polyprenyl synthetase family protein, with protein sequence MKILETLRRKVDSALGNYLPAKGSFPKPIHDAMRYSVMAGGKRLRPILALLTGRMLGVPEPKIMPAACALELVHTYSLIHDDLPAMDNDDLRRGKPTCHKVYGEAIAILAGDALLTYAFQLVTQKIADKKLVPALVEELSVASGSAGMVGGQVLDITAPLLLKQKHSAPNALNLCGKTHLLKTATLITAACRMGAVVAHADKASLARVTDYGQNLGLAFQIVDDILDVIGEKNKLGKTPGKDRQQNKLTYPALKGVRSAETEAVQLITRAKISLKSFGPKAKPLIDLADYIVSRQS encoded by the coding sequence ATGAAAATACTGGAAACCCTGCGTCGTAAGGTGGATTCCGCACTGGGCAATTACCTGCCGGCCAAGGGCTCGTTCCCCAAACCGATACACGACGCCATGCGCTACAGCGTTATGGCCGGCGGCAAGCGGCTCAGGCCCATCCTGGCCTTGCTTACCGGCCGGATGCTCGGCGTACCGGAACCCAAGATAATGCCCGCCGCCTGCGCCCTGGAACTAGTCCACACCTACTCCCTGATACATGACGATTTGCCGGCTATGGATAACGACGACCTACGCCGGGGCAAGCCCACCTGCCACAAGGTCTACGGCGAAGCCATAGCCATCCTGGCCGGCGACGCGTTGCTCACCTACGCATTCCAACTAGTAACTCAGAAAATCGCTGATAAAAAATTAGTCCCGGCTCTGGTGGAAGAACTATCCGTAGCCTCCGGTTCTGCCGGTATGGTCGGCGGCCAGGTGCTGGATATCACCGCTCCTCTATTATTGAAGCAAAAACATTCCGCTCCGAACGCGCTGAACCTCTGCGGCAAAACGCATCTTCTTAAAACCGCGACGCTCATTACCGCCGCCTGCCGGATGGGCGCCGTAGTCGCCCACGCCGATAAGGCATCACTCGCCCGCGTCACCGACTACGGGCAAAACTTAGGCCTAGCCTTCCAGATAGTCGATGACATCCTGGACGTAATCGGCGAAAAGAATAAATTGGGCAAGACCCCGGGCAAAGACCGCCAGCAAAACAAACTCACCTACCCAGCGCTCAAAGGCGTAAGGTCTGCCGAAACCGAAGCCGTGCAACTGATAACCAGGGCCAAAATCTCTCTCAAATCATTCGGACCAAAGGCAAAACCGCTGATTGATTTAGCTGATTATATCGTATCAAGACAAAGTTAA